Proteins encoded together in one Primulina huaijiensis isolate GDHJ02 unplaced genomic scaffold, ASM1229523v2 scaffold43369, whole genome shotgun sequence window:
- the LOC140970178 gene encoding uncharacterized protein isoform X3 yields MVAGTSPEWPPLGFTENIKVKDGRKIKVYTNTSTGNKFYSRPAVVRYLGNVNQSDAAAKKIKLEVEDEPSLKSEISPQRMPIASSGCNSEWKNKGKHSFKMVACESELPDGIPPGWIIEMRTSKSGNKIRNDRYYIDPNSGYILSSKKDVMRYLENGDISNCATRPKKMESDKLQLIKNEIQSLSQNNKLSEHIETEQLLAPGESDSGGESSSTKSPEAPDSKISELKEDNSARTLENNESCENSNEDAEMKIGTEPTEENESRENSGKDAEMKVDIEPSEDVKSTDQALAKTDSETHQKLPLSGIEKQEDESGIEKQEDETPVSSRKSKKRKGLILPSRVSKRLAGCKPEIQFDMIPSKRPLRVAAKRSPSSEVKTLPSSSLETVADIPLSSCVPSSKEVTTLPIVANETPREIEPLKNVEKPLIEKEAIWVEKQAYDNIRSQESQLCFGFGNSWPDPCLEFAFKTLTEEIPYEETLAFSGCFRDLSGIPYNQSNEFSKPSDSDVLGVFQSEIPPHLEPLKHKGALDLSPDKNLNFLACSGVSSQQSSSEARNKDCPNLPASETHKQTAKALVSLRKSKKKEDLSLASQSSEKLAWSGIATTLEFVGEKTLQQVEPSNKVKNPLVENQSIPDDKHKPKDSAISKESQLCYEFGSSWSDPCLDFAFKTLTGELPIEETFALSGRFGNQSRVPYNQAKDHIKPSGSVVPTIFPNEIPCHSEQLKKNNVVHLLPGNNVSFPTFSGLSSQQLTSEARNREYKTKVSLRK; encoded by the exons ATGGTTGCCGGGACGTCGCCGGAATGGCCTCCTCTTGGCTTTACTGAGAACATTAAAGTCAAGGATGGGAGGAAAATCAAG GTGTATACCAATACATCAACTGgaaacaaattttattctaGGCCAGCTGTTGTTCGATACCTCGGAAATGTAAATCAGAGTGACGCTGctgccaaaaaaattaaa CTTGAAGTTGAGGATGAGCCCTCTTTGAAGTCTGAAATTTCTCCACAAAGGATGCCTATTGCTAGTTCAGGGTGCAACTCTGAATGGAAGAACAAAGGGAAGCATTCTTTCAAAATG GTTGCCTGTGAGAGTGAATTACCAGACGGAATACCTCCAGGATGGATAATAGAAATGAGGACGAGTAAATCTGGGAACAAGATTAGAAATGATCGG TACTACATAGATCCAAACAGTGGTTACATATTATCTTCAAAAAAAGATGTTATGCGATATCTGGAAAATGGGGATATCAGTAACTGTGCTACCAGGCCAAAGAAAATGGAGAGTGATAAGCTCCAATTGATTAAGAATGAAATCCAA TCATTatctcaaaataataagttgtcCGAACACATTGAGACAGAACAACTTTTAGCTCCTGGAGAATCAGATTCAG GTGGCGAAAGCTCGAGTACAAAAAGTCCGGAAGCACCAGATTCTAAGATCTCTGAACTAAAGGAAGATAACAGTGCTCGTACTCTTGAAAACAATGAATCGTGTGAAAATTCCAATGAGGATGCAGAAATGAAAATTGGCACTGAACCAACTGAAGAAAATGAATCACGTGAAAATTCAGGTAAGGATGCTGAAATGAAAGTTGACATTGAACCATCTGAAGACGTGAAATCAACTGATCAAGCATTAGCTAAAACTGATTCTGAGACCCACCAGAAGCTTCCTTTGAGTGGaatagaaaaacaagaagatgaaAGTGGAATCgaaaaacaagaagatgaaACTCCGGTGAGCTCAAGAAAATCCAAGAAAAGAAAGGGTCTAATCTTGCCATCGCGAGTGTCAAAAAGGCTTGCAGGGTGCAAACCCGAGATTCAGTTCGACATGATTCCAAGCAAACGACCACTTAGAGTTGCTGCTAAGAGATCCCCCAGCAGTGAAGTTAAGACATTACCGAGTTCTTCTCTTGAAACTGTAGCTGATATTCCTTTGTCTTCCTGTGTACCATCCTCAAAAGAGGTTACAACACTTCCAATTGTAGCCAATGAAACCCCTCGAGAAATCGAGCCActgaaaaatgttgaaaaacCTCTAATAGAAAAGGAGGCTATTTGGGTTGAGAAGCAAGCGTACGACAATATAAGATCACAAGAGTCGCAACTTTGCTTTGGATTTGGGAACTCTTGGCCTGATCCATGTCTAGAATTTGCATTCAAGACTCTTACAGAGGAAATACCTTATGAAGAAACGCTGGCATTTTCGGGTTGCTTCAGAGATCTGTCCGGCATACCATACAATCAATCAAATGAATTCTCCAAACCGTCGGATTCCGATGTCCTTGGTGTCTTTCAAAGTGAAATTCCTCCCCATTTAGAACCACTGAAACATAAAGGGGCTCTTGATCTGTCGCCAGATAAAAATCTCAACTTCCTGGCTTGTAGTGGCGTAAGTTCTCAACAATCTAGTTCTGAGGCAAGGAACAAGGATTGCCCAAACCTTCCAGCGAGTGAGACACATAAACAAACTGCTAAAGCCCTAGTGAGCTTAAGAAAATCCAAGAAAAAGGAGGATCTAAGTTTGGCCTCACAATCATCAGAAAAGCTCGCCTGGAGTGGTATCGCTACGACGCTTGAATTTGTAGGTGAGAAAACACTTCAACAAGTCGAGCCATCGAACAAAGTAAAAAACCCTCTGGTAGAAAACCAGTCTATCCCAGATGATAAGCATAAACCAAAGGACAGTGCGATATCTAAAGAATCACAACTCTGCTATGAATTCGGGAGCTCTTGGTCTGATCCATGCCTAGATTTCGCATTTAAGACTCTTACAGGTGAACTTCCTATTGAGGAAACTTTTGCACTTTCAGGTCGCTTTGGAAATCAGTCCAGGGTACCTTACAATCAAGCTAAAGATCACATTAAACCATCAGGATCTGTTGTACCAACCATTTTCCCGAATGAAATTCCTTGCCATTCGGAACAATTGAAGAAAAACAACGTAGTTCATCTGTTACCAGGTAATAATGTAAGCTTCCCGACTTTTAGTGGCTTGAGTTCTCAACAATTAACCTCAGAAGCGAGGAACAGGGAGTACAAGACAAAGGTTAGTCTTAGAAAATAG
- the LOC140970178 gene encoding uncharacterized protein isoform X2, translating into MVAGTSPEWPPLGFTENIKVKDGRKIKVYTNTSTGNKFYSRPAVVRYLGNLEVEDEPSSKSDFSPRSQLEVEDEPSLKSEISPQRMPIASSGCNSEWKNKGKHSFKMVACESELPDGIPPGWIIEMRTSKSGNKIRNDRYYIDPNSGYILSSKKDVMRYLENGDISNCATRPKKMESDKLQLIKNEIQSLSQNNKLSEHIETEQLLAPGESDSGGESSSTKSPEAPDSKISELKEDNSARTLENNESCENSNEDAEMKIGTEPTEENESRENSGKDAEMKVDIEPSEDVKSTDQALAKTDSETHQKLPLSGIEKQEDESGIEKQEDETPVSSRKSKKRKGLILPSRVSKRLAGCKPEIQFDMIPSKRPLRVAAKRSPSSEVKTLPSSSLETVADIPLSSCVPSSKEVTTLPIVANETPREIEPLKNVEKPLIEKEAIWVEKQAYDNIRSQESQLCFGFGNSWPDPCLEFAFKTLTEEIPYEETLAFSGCFRDLSGIPYNQSNEFSKPSDSDVLGVFQSEIPPHLEPLKHKGALDLSPDKNLNFLACSGVSSQQSSSEARNKDCPNLPASETHKQTAKALVSLRKSKKKEDLSLASQSSEKLAWSGIATTLEFVGEKTLQQVEPSNKVKNPLVENQSIPDDKHKPKDSAISKESQLCYEFGSSWSDPCLDFAFKTLTGELPIEETFALSGRFGNQSRVPYNQAKDHIKPSGSVVPTIFPNEIPCHSEQLKKNNVVHLLPGNNVSFPTFSGLSSQQLTSEARNREYKTKVSLRK; encoded by the exons ATGGTTGCCGGGACGTCGCCGGAATGGCCTCCTCTTGGCTTTACTGAGAACATTAAAGTCAAGGATGGGAGGAAAATCAAG GTGTATACCAATACATCAACTGgaaacaaattttattctaGGCCAGCTGTTGTTCGATACCTCGGAAAT CTTGAAGTTGAAGATGAGCCCTCTTCGAAGTCCGATTTTTCTCCACGAAGTCAGCTTGAAGTTGAGGATGAGCCCTCTTTGAAGTCTGAAATTTCTCCACAAAGGATGCCTATTGCTAGTTCAGGGTGCAACTCTGAATGGAAGAACAAAGGGAAGCATTCTTTCAAAATG GTTGCCTGTGAGAGTGAATTACCAGACGGAATACCTCCAGGATGGATAATAGAAATGAGGACGAGTAAATCTGGGAACAAGATTAGAAATGATCGG TACTACATAGATCCAAACAGTGGTTACATATTATCTTCAAAAAAAGATGTTATGCGATATCTGGAAAATGGGGATATCAGTAACTGTGCTACCAGGCCAAAGAAAATGGAGAGTGATAAGCTCCAATTGATTAAGAATGAAATCCAA TCATTatctcaaaataataagttgtcCGAACACATTGAGACAGAACAACTTTTAGCTCCTGGAGAATCAGATTCAG GTGGCGAAAGCTCGAGTACAAAAAGTCCGGAAGCACCAGATTCTAAGATCTCTGAACTAAAGGAAGATAACAGTGCTCGTACTCTTGAAAACAATGAATCGTGTGAAAATTCCAATGAGGATGCAGAAATGAAAATTGGCACTGAACCAACTGAAGAAAATGAATCACGTGAAAATTCAGGTAAGGATGCTGAAATGAAAGTTGACATTGAACCATCTGAAGACGTGAAATCAACTGATCAAGCATTAGCTAAAACTGATTCTGAGACCCACCAGAAGCTTCCTTTGAGTGGaatagaaaaacaagaagatgaaAGTGGAATCgaaaaacaagaagatgaaACTCCGGTGAGCTCAAGAAAATCCAAGAAAAGAAAGGGTCTAATCTTGCCATCGCGAGTGTCAAAAAGGCTTGCAGGGTGCAAACCCGAGATTCAGTTCGACATGATTCCAAGCAAACGACCACTTAGAGTTGCTGCTAAGAGATCCCCCAGCAGTGAAGTTAAGACATTACCGAGTTCTTCTCTTGAAACTGTAGCTGATATTCCTTTGTCTTCCTGTGTACCATCCTCAAAAGAGGTTACAACACTTCCAATTGTAGCCAATGAAACCCCTCGAGAAATCGAGCCActgaaaaatgttgaaaaacCTCTAATAGAAAAGGAGGCTATTTGGGTTGAGAAGCAAGCGTACGACAATATAAGATCACAAGAGTCGCAACTTTGCTTTGGATTTGGGAACTCTTGGCCTGATCCATGTCTAGAATTTGCATTCAAGACTCTTACAGAGGAAATACCTTATGAAGAAACGCTGGCATTTTCGGGTTGCTTCAGAGATCTGTCCGGCATACCATACAATCAATCAAATGAATTCTCCAAACCGTCGGATTCCGATGTCCTTGGTGTCTTTCAAAGTGAAATTCCTCCCCATTTAGAACCACTGAAACATAAAGGGGCTCTTGATCTGTCGCCAGATAAAAATCTCAACTTCCTGGCTTGTAGTGGCGTAAGTTCTCAACAATCTAGTTCTGAGGCAAGGAACAAGGATTGCCCAAACCTTCCAGCGAGTGAGACACATAAACAAACTGCTAAAGCCCTAGTGAGCTTAAGAAAATCCAAGAAAAAGGAGGATCTAAGTTTGGCCTCACAATCATCAGAAAAGCTCGCCTGGAGTGGTATCGCTACGACGCTTGAATTTGTAGGTGAGAAAACACTTCAACAAGTCGAGCCATCGAACAAAGTAAAAAACCCTCTGGTAGAAAACCAGTCTATCCCAGATGATAAGCATAAACCAAAGGACAGTGCGATATCTAAAGAATCACAACTCTGCTATGAATTCGGGAGCTCTTGGTCTGATCCATGCCTAGATTTCGCATTTAAGACTCTTACAGGTGAACTTCCTATTGAGGAAACTTTTGCACTTTCAGGTCGCTTTGGAAATCAGTCCAGGGTACCTTACAATCAAGCTAAAGATCACATTAAACCATCAGGATCTGTTGTACCAACCATTTTCCCGAATGAAATTCCTTGCCATTCGGAACAATTGAAGAAAAACAACGTAGTTCATCTGTTACCAGGTAATAATGTAAGCTTCCCGACTTTTAGTGGCTTGAGTTCTCAACAATTAACCTCAGAAGCGAGGAACAGGGAGTACAAGACAAAGGTTAGTCTTAGAAAATAG
- the LOC140970178 gene encoding uncharacterized protein isoform X4, translating into MVAGTSPEWPPLGFTENIKVKDGRKIKVYTNTSTGNKFYSRPAVVRYLGNVNQSDAAAKKIKLEVEDEPSSKSDFSPRSQLEVEDEPSLKSEISPQRMPIASSGCNSEWKNKGKHSFKMVACESELPDGIPPGWIIEMRTSKSGNKIRNDRYYIDPNSGYILSSKKDVMRYLENGDISNCATRPKKMESDKLQLIKNEIQSLSQNNKLSEHIETEQLLAPGESDSGGESSSTKSPEAPDSKISELKEDNSARTLENNESCENSNEDAEMKIGTEPTEENESRENSGKDAEMKVDIEPSEDVKSTDQALAKTDSETHQKLPLSGIEKQEDESGIEKQEDETPVSSRKSKKRKGLILPSRVSKRLAGCKPEIQFDMIPSKRPLRVAAKRSPSSEVKTLPSSSLETVADIPLSSCVPSSKEVTTLPIVANETPREIEPLKNVEKPLIEKEAIWVEKQAYDNIRSQESQLCFGFGNSWPDPCLEFAFKTLTEEIPYEETLAFSGCFRDLSGIPYNQSNEFSKPSDSDVLGVFQSEIPPHLEPLKHKGALDLSPDKNLNFLACSGVSSQQSSSEARNKDCPNLPASETHKQTAKALVSLRKSKKKEDLSLASQSSEKLAWSGIATTLEFVGEKTLQQVEPSNKVKNPLVENQSIPDDKHKPKDSAISKESQLCYEFGSSWSLWKSVQGTLQSS; encoded by the exons ATGGTTGCCGGGACGTCGCCGGAATGGCCTCCTCTTGGCTTTACTGAGAACATTAAAGTCAAGGATGGGAGGAAAATCAAG GTGTATACCAATACATCAACTGgaaacaaattttattctaGGCCAGCTGTTGTTCGATACCTCGGAAATGTAAATCAGAGTGACGCTGctgccaaaaaaattaaa CTTGAAGTTGAAGATGAGCCCTCTTCGAAGTCCGATTTTTCTCCACGAAGTCAGCTTGAAGTTGAGGATGAGCCCTCTTTGAAGTCTGAAATTTCTCCACAAAGGATGCCTATTGCTAGTTCAGGGTGCAACTCTGAATGGAAGAACAAAGGGAAGCATTCTTTCAAAATG GTTGCCTGTGAGAGTGAATTACCAGACGGAATACCTCCAGGATGGATAATAGAAATGAGGACGAGTAAATCTGGGAACAAGATTAGAAATGATCGG TACTACATAGATCCAAACAGTGGTTACATATTATCTTCAAAAAAAGATGTTATGCGATATCTGGAAAATGGGGATATCAGTAACTGTGCTACCAGGCCAAAGAAAATGGAGAGTGATAAGCTCCAATTGATTAAGAATGAAATCCAA TCATTatctcaaaataataagttgtcCGAACACATTGAGACAGAACAACTTTTAGCTCCTGGAGAATCAGATTCAG GTGGCGAAAGCTCGAGTACAAAAAGTCCGGAAGCACCAGATTCTAAGATCTCTGAACTAAAGGAAGATAACAGTGCTCGTACTCTTGAAAACAATGAATCGTGTGAAAATTCCAATGAGGATGCAGAAATGAAAATTGGCACTGAACCAACTGAAGAAAATGAATCACGTGAAAATTCAGGTAAGGATGCTGAAATGAAAGTTGACATTGAACCATCTGAAGACGTGAAATCAACTGATCAAGCATTAGCTAAAACTGATTCTGAGACCCACCAGAAGCTTCCTTTGAGTGGaatagaaaaacaagaagatgaaAGTGGAATCgaaaaacaagaagatgaaACTCCGGTGAGCTCAAGAAAATCCAAGAAAAGAAAGGGTCTAATCTTGCCATCGCGAGTGTCAAAAAGGCTTGCAGGGTGCAAACCCGAGATTCAGTTCGACATGATTCCAAGCAAACGACCACTTAGAGTTGCTGCTAAGAGATCCCCCAGCAGTGAAGTTAAGACATTACCGAGTTCTTCTCTTGAAACTGTAGCTGATATTCCTTTGTCTTCCTGTGTACCATCCTCAAAAGAGGTTACAACACTTCCAATTGTAGCCAATGAAACCCCTCGAGAAATCGAGCCActgaaaaatgttgaaaaacCTCTAATAGAAAAGGAGGCTATTTGGGTTGAGAAGCAAGCGTACGACAATATAAGATCACAAGAGTCGCAACTTTGCTTTGGATTTGGGAACTCTTGGCCTGATCCATGTCTAGAATTTGCATTCAAGACTCTTACAGAGGAAATACCTTATGAAGAAACGCTGGCATTTTCGGGTTGCTTCAGAGATCTGTCCGGCATACCATACAATCAATCAAATGAATTCTCCAAACCGTCGGATTCCGATGTCCTTGGTGTCTTTCAAAGTGAAATTCCTCCCCATTTAGAACCACTGAAACATAAAGGGGCTCTTGATCTGTCGCCAGATAAAAATCTCAACTTCCTGGCTTGTAGTGGCGTAAGTTCTCAACAATCTAGTTCTGAGGCAAGGAACAAGGATTGCCCAAACCTTCCAGCGAGTGAGACACATAAACAAACTGCTAAAGCCCTAGTGAGCTTAAGAAAATCCAAGAAAAAGGAGGATCTAAGTTTGGCCTCACAATCATCAGAAAAGCTCGCCTGGAGTGGTATCGCTACGACGCTTGAATTTGTAGGTGAGAAAACACTTCAACAAGTCGAGCCATCGAACAAAGTAAAAAACCCTCTGGTAGAAAACCAGTCTATCCCAGATGATAAGCATAAACCAAAGGACAGTGCGATATCTAAAGAATCACAACTCTGCTATGAATTCGGGAGCTCTTG GTCGCTTTGGAAATCAGTCCAGGGTACCTTACAATCAAGCTAA
- the LOC140970178 gene encoding uncharacterized protein isoform X1, with the protein MVAGTSPEWPPLGFTENIKVKDGRKIKVYTNTSTGNKFYSRPAVVRYLGNVNQSDAAAKKIKLEVEDEPSSKSDFSPRSQLEVEDEPSLKSEISPQRMPIASSGCNSEWKNKGKHSFKMVACESELPDGIPPGWIIEMRTSKSGNKIRNDRYYIDPNSGYILSSKKDVMRYLENGDISNCATRPKKMESDKLQLIKNEIQSLSQNNKLSEHIETEQLLAPGESDSGGESSSTKSPEAPDSKISELKEDNSARTLENNESCENSNEDAEMKIGTEPTEENESRENSGKDAEMKVDIEPSEDVKSTDQALAKTDSETHQKLPLSGIEKQEDESGIEKQEDETPVSSRKSKKRKGLILPSRVSKRLAGCKPEIQFDMIPSKRPLRVAAKRSPSSEVKTLPSSSLETVADIPLSSCVPSSKEVTTLPIVANETPREIEPLKNVEKPLIEKEAIWVEKQAYDNIRSQESQLCFGFGNSWPDPCLEFAFKTLTEEIPYEETLAFSGCFRDLSGIPYNQSNEFSKPSDSDVLGVFQSEIPPHLEPLKHKGALDLSPDKNLNFLACSGVSSQQSSSEARNKDCPNLPASETHKQTAKALVSLRKSKKKEDLSLASQSSEKLAWSGIATTLEFVGEKTLQQVEPSNKVKNPLVENQSIPDDKHKPKDSAISKESQLCYEFGSSWSDPCLDFAFKTLTGELPIEETFALSGRFGNQSRVPYNQAKDHIKPSGSVVPTIFPNEIPCHSEQLKKNNVVHLLPGNNVSFPTFSGLSSQQLTSEARNREYKTKVSLRK; encoded by the exons ATGGTTGCCGGGACGTCGCCGGAATGGCCTCCTCTTGGCTTTACTGAGAACATTAAAGTCAAGGATGGGAGGAAAATCAAG GTGTATACCAATACATCAACTGgaaacaaattttattctaGGCCAGCTGTTGTTCGATACCTCGGAAATGTAAATCAGAGTGACGCTGctgccaaaaaaattaaa CTTGAAGTTGAAGATGAGCCCTCTTCGAAGTCCGATTTTTCTCCACGAAGTCAGCTTGAAGTTGAGGATGAGCCCTCTTTGAAGTCTGAAATTTCTCCACAAAGGATGCCTATTGCTAGTTCAGGGTGCAACTCTGAATGGAAGAACAAAGGGAAGCATTCTTTCAAAATG GTTGCCTGTGAGAGTGAATTACCAGACGGAATACCTCCAGGATGGATAATAGAAATGAGGACGAGTAAATCTGGGAACAAGATTAGAAATGATCGG TACTACATAGATCCAAACAGTGGTTACATATTATCTTCAAAAAAAGATGTTATGCGATATCTGGAAAATGGGGATATCAGTAACTGTGCTACCAGGCCAAAGAAAATGGAGAGTGATAAGCTCCAATTGATTAAGAATGAAATCCAA TCATTatctcaaaataataagttgtcCGAACACATTGAGACAGAACAACTTTTAGCTCCTGGAGAATCAGATTCAG GTGGCGAAAGCTCGAGTACAAAAAGTCCGGAAGCACCAGATTCTAAGATCTCTGAACTAAAGGAAGATAACAGTGCTCGTACTCTTGAAAACAATGAATCGTGTGAAAATTCCAATGAGGATGCAGAAATGAAAATTGGCACTGAACCAACTGAAGAAAATGAATCACGTGAAAATTCAGGTAAGGATGCTGAAATGAAAGTTGACATTGAACCATCTGAAGACGTGAAATCAACTGATCAAGCATTAGCTAAAACTGATTCTGAGACCCACCAGAAGCTTCCTTTGAGTGGaatagaaaaacaagaagatgaaAGTGGAATCgaaaaacaagaagatgaaACTCCGGTGAGCTCAAGAAAATCCAAGAAAAGAAAGGGTCTAATCTTGCCATCGCGAGTGTCAAAAAGGCTTGCAGGGTGCAAACCCGAGATTCAGTTCGACATGATTCCAAGCAAACGACCACTTAGAGTTGCTGCTAAGAGATCCCCCAGCAGTGAAGTTAAGACATTACCGAGTTCTTCTCTTGAAACTGTAGCTGATATTCCTTTGTCTTCCTGTGTACCATCCTCAAAAGAGGTTACAACACTTCCAATTGTAGCCAATGAAACCCCTCGAGAAATCGAGCCActgaaaaatgttgaaaaacCTCTAATAGAAAAGGAGGCTATTTGGGTTGAGAAGCAAGCGTACGACAATATAAGATCACAAGAGTCGCAACTTTGCTTTGGATTTGGGAACTCTTGGCCTGATCCATGTCTAGAATTTGCATTCAAGACTCTTACAGAGGAAATACCTTATGAAGAAACGCTGGCATTTTCGGGTTGCTTCAGAGATCTGTCCGGCATACCATACAATCAATCAAATGAATTCTCCAAACCGTCGGATTCCGATGTCCTTGGTGTCTTTCAAAGTGAAATTCCTCCCCATTTAGAACCACTGAAACATAAAGGGGCTCTTGATCTGTCGCCAGATAAAAATCTCAACTTCCTGGCTTGTAGTGGCGTAAGTTCTCAACAATCTAGTTCTGAGGCAAGGAACAAGGATTGCCCAAACCTTCCAGCGAGTGAGACACATAAACAAACTGCTAAAGCCCTAGTGAGCTTAAGAAAATCCAAGAAAAAGGAGGATCTAAGTTTGGCCTCACAATCATCAGAAAAGCTCGCCTGGAGTGGTATCGCTACGACGCTTGAATTTGTAGGTGAGAAAACACTTCAACAAGTCGAGCCATCGAACAAAGTAAAAAACCCTCTGGTAGAAAACCAGTCTATCCCAGATGATAAGCATAAACCAAAGGACAGTGCGATATCTAAAGAATCACAACTCTGCTATGAATTCGGGAGCTCTTGGTCTGATCCATGCCTAGATTTCGCATTTAAGACTCTTACAGGTGAACTTCCTATTGAGGAAACTTTTGCACTTTCAGGTCGCTTTGGAAATCAGTCCAGGGTACCTTACAATCAAGCTAAAGATCACATTAAACCATCAGGATCTGTTGTACCAACCATTTTCCCGAATGAAATTCCTTGCCATTCGGAACAATTGAAGAAAAACAACGTAGTTCATCTGTTACCAGGTAATAATGTAAGCTTCCCGACTTTTAGTGGCTTGAGTTCTCAACAATTAACCTCAGAAGCGAGGAACAGGGAGTACAAGACAAAGGTTAGTCTTAGAAAATAG